DNA sequence from the Pseudomonadota bacterium genome:
CAACGAGCAAATGGAGTATGTCCTCAGCCAGGCAAACACCATGGCCATAGAGGCGGAAATCGCCAATATTGAGTTAGGCCAGATTTTCAATACCTCTGCCGATGCCATGTGGGTTATCGGGTCGGATTACCATGTTCAGCGGGCTAACAAAAAACTGCAGGAGCTTACCGGACAATCAGAAAAAGAATTAACCGGTAAATTATGTCATGAAATTTTTTCTCACTCCATGTGTCAAGGTGATGAGTGTCCACTTCAACGGATCAAACAAGGAGCTAAGCTGGTCGAATATGATTTTGAACACAAATTCAACCAGGACGAAGCTATCTCCTGCATCCTGACCGCCACTCCCCTGCGCGGTCTGGACCAGGAACTTATCGGGATTGTTGCTGATTTCAAAAATATTTCCGCCCGCAAAAAAGCCGAAGCAGCCCTCCAGCAGGCGAACATGGAGTTACAGCGGCTGGCATCTATCGATAGTTTGACCAAGATTGCTAACCGCCGTCGGTTTGATGACGTTCTGACACTTGAATGGCGGCGACTGCAGCGGGAAAAGCTTCCCCTTGCATTGATCATGATCGATATTGATTGTTTTAAGATTTATAATGACACTTATGGGCACCAGCAAGGAGACGACTGTTTACAGTCCGTAGCCAGGAGCATCTCCCAACAGAGCAAACGGCCGGCTGACCTGGTGGCCCGTTATGGCGGTGAAGAGTTTGTGGTTGTCCTCCCCAATACTGATACCGAAGGAGCTACACAGCTGGCGGAGCAGATGCGAAAGCAGGTTCAATTACTCAACATGCCACATAAGAACTCTCCAGTGACGCCAGTAGTGACTATCAGCCTCGGAGTATCAGCCGTAGTACCCGTTTCCAACTACAGCCCGGAACAACTGCTTTCCTGGGCTGATCAATGTCTCTACCAGGCCAAAGAAGCGGGAAGAAATCAGGTTCAGTCTGCCCCGTTCGCCAATACCGCGCCCCCCGGCAGACAGCTGAAATGAAAGCTGAAAACCTCCCGGAAAAATCTCCCGGACCATTTCATATTGTCCTGGTGGAACCTGAAATACCCCCAAATACCGGTAACATCGCCCGCTTGTGTGCCGCCACCGGCACCATTCTGCACCTGGTTGGCAAACTGGGATTTTCCCTTGATGATCGGCAATTAAAACGGGCCGGGCTGGACTATTGGCCGGCTGTAGATGTCAGACAATGGAAGACGCTGGCAGAAATGCAGCAAGCTCATCCCGAAGGGCGGTATTGGTACACCTCCAAAAAGGCGCAAAAAAGCTATATCGAAGCGGATTTCAAACCAGGGGACTTCCTGGTTTTCGGCAAAGAAACCATGGGCCTGCCGGAATCACTGCTGGCAGGCCAGGCAAGGTGGACTATCAGGATACCGATGATCGAAGGAGTGGTCCGTAGTTTAAATCTCTCTACCGCCGCCGGTATTATCCTCTACGAAGCCGGAAGACAGGTCGGCTGGGCATAAAATATTCCTGAACGGTTCAGGGTGTACGGTATAGGGTATAGGGAGAACAGCTTCAACCTTNNNNNNNNNNNNNNNNNNNNNNNNNNNNNNNNNNNNNNNNNNNNNNNNNNNNNNNNNNNNNNNNNNNNNNNNNNNNNNNNNNNNNNNNNNNNNNNNNNNNCCTTTAGCCTTTCGCCTTTCGCCTTCCGCCTCCCCAAATTCTTCCTTCAGGGTCTCAATCTCCAGGTTGGCAGCCTCCCACTCCTCATAAAAACCGGCCAACTGCGCCTCTAGTTTCTGTTTCTTTCTTTCCTGCCGCCACACTTCCTCCGCCTTTGTCTGCTGAAAATAATCAGGGTCGGCAAAAATATTTTTAATCGCGGTAATTTCATCTTCAAGCTGGGAAATTTCCCCTTCCAGTTGGCGGCTTTTCAACTGCAAAGGTTTAACCGCCCGGCTGTAGGCCTGACGTTTGGCCGCGGCGGCTTTCTTTTTCTCTTTAGCCTCACGATAGCTTGGAACCGACTTTACCTTCGCCGGTTTTTCGCCGGCCAGGTCAACTCGGGAGGACAGGTGATCAACCCCAATTTTTTCCAGGAATTCCCGATAACTGCCATCAAACATTTCCATGCTTTGGGGTTTTAGCTCCAACACCCTGGTGGCTACCCGATCGACCAGATAACGATTATGGCTGACCAACAGGACGCTGCCATCATAATTTTCCAGCGCCCGGGTAAAAGATTCGATGGATTCCATATCCAGGTGGTTACTGGGCTCATCAAGGACCATCACATTCGGCTTCTGCAGCACCATCCTGGCCAACAGCAGGCGGGCAGCTTCACCGCCGGAAAGGGCGGCGGTATTTTTATGCACATCGTCACCGGAAAAAAGGAAATTGCCCAACAACCCCCTGATGGTACCGATGGATGCCCCGGGATCAACGCTGTAAAGGAACTCGTAGGGAGTTGTATTGGCCGGGATGGATTCATGATGATCCTGGGAAAAATACTCCGGATAGGTTTCATAACCCCATTCATATGAACCGGCATCCGCTTCCAGTTCGCCCATCAGGATTTTCAACAAGGTTGATTTCCCCACCCCGTTTGGACCGATAATGGCAATTTTATCCTGGCGATAAACGGTGAAATCAACCCCGTCAAGCACCGATAAGCTACCAAATGATTTGCTGAGTCCATTGACTTCCAAAACTGTCTTACCCGATGGCCGCCGGCTGCTGAAGGAAATAACCGGCCAGGCCCGGGAACTGTAGACCGGCGCCTCAAGATTTTTTTCCAGCCGCTCAATCTGCTTGACTTTGCTCTGGGCCTGGCGGGCCTTGGTGGCCTTGCCCTTGAACCGGGTAACAAAATGCTGCAGCTCGCCGATGCGCTTTTCCGCCTTGGCGGCTTCCTGGTGCCGCATGACATCCTCCTGCTCCTTGGCTTCCAGGAAACGGTCGTAATTTCCCACATACATTTTCATGGTTCCATAATCAATATCAACAATGTGCGTACTGATCGTATTGAGGAACCGCCGATCGTGGGAAACCACCAACACCACTCCCTGGTATGCGGCCAGGTATTCTTCCAGCCAGCGAATGGAAAGAATATCCAGATGGTTGGTAGGCTCATCCAGCAGGAGAACATCAGGTTCACCGAAAAGACACTGGGCCAGCAGCACCCGCAGTTTATAGCCCCCGGACAAAACCTGCATTGGCTGAAAGTGTTTTTCAGCCGGGATCCCCAGGCCTTCAAGCATGGCGGCAATCCGGCTTTCGGCCTGGTAACCGTCATGGTGGGCAATAATTTCCTCCACTTCAATCAGGCGCTCAGCTGAGGGTTCTTTCTGCTGCAGCAACTCTTCTTTTTCAGTCAGGGCGGCGGCCAGATCGGGGCGGCCGGCCAACACCACTTTCAGGATCGGTATGGTCTCAAAAGCAAAATGATCCTGATTGACAGCGCCGACAACTACCCTGCCGGGCAGGGAGATATCGCCCTGATCGGCGGTTTCCAAACCACTCAAGAGGCGCAGAAAGGTGGATTTGCCGGAACCGTTACCGCCGACAATCCCGTAGCGTTTCCCCGGATCAAAACGGAGATTAACCCCGGCAAAAAGCAACTGGCTGCCATAGGACTTGGACAGGTTACTGATACTGATCATAATAATCTATTCACGTCATACTGAAGCATGAGCAAAGCCCTTTTTCAGCTAGGAATTATCTTCTTCAAACCCACTATCCAGCAGTCAAACCCAACTGGACAGAGGCAAAGTCATTATGGTATCCTGCCATAACAGAATGTNNNNNNNNNNNNNNNNNNNNNNNNNNNNNNNNNNNNNNNNNNNNNNNNNNNNNNNNNNNNNNNNNNNNNNNNNNNNNNNNNNNNNNNNNNNNNNNNNNNNGCCTGCAGCCCGGTGCGCAACACCTACCATGTCACCAAAGGGACCATCCTCACGACCTGCAAGGCGGTCGATCTGGCTGCTGATCTGGCCGGCGGAACAATCAAAACAACCTATCGGCTGGGGAAATTCACTTTCAAAGTGGTCAGCGCCCCCATCAACTGGCCTTTAACTCACGATCTGGAAACCATTGACGGCCTTTCCCCTAAAGAGGCTATTCGCCAGGGACGAGTAAAGAATTCGCCCTACACCGTTTATGGTCATCGTTATCATCCCATGTCAGTAAAAACTGCACAATCCTACCGTGAGGAAGGCACTGCTTCCTGGTACGGAAATGAAACTAGCCGGCAGCGGGGTGGACATATGACTGCCAACGGTGAAGCCTTTAATCCCTGGAAGCCCACTGCCGCCCATAAGCTGCTGCCTCTGCCTACCCATGTACGGGTTACCAACCTGGATAACGGTCGGTCAATGATTGTCCGGGTCAACGACCGGGGGCCATTTGTCAAAGGTCGGATCATTGATTTAAGCGCCGGCGCCAGTAAAAAACTGGGGTTTTATGATAGAGGAACCGCCCGGGTCCGGGTGGAAACCGTACAGCTGGATTAACAACTTTTTCGGAAAGAAAAAATCCGCTTGGTTTCAGATGGAACGCCCCCATCTTAGAGCATTACGGTTTAAAGCCATGCTGCTGTGGGGCTCAATAATATCCGGTCCCTGTAGTTTGAAAGGCTGGAACATGAGCCTGGCATCATGGAGGGTGATATGAAGGTGCGGCAGCAAGGGGAAAATCCGCTGCCGCGGCAGAATCATGGTGGCCAGCAAAACCGCCAGGCTTTCGCTCGCCTCGTTTGCAGTCATGGTCACCGGGTAGAAACGCGAAGCATCAATATGGCATTCAGGCTCCTCCGAAGGCTGAATAATTGTCATATTTTTAGCCAGGCGCAGGAAGAGGCGGGGCTGAATCTTGAAGGCCGGCACCCAGAAAGAAGCCGGCCGCTCATTCCAGGCCGGTTCAATCATTTTCGGCAGGTTAGCCTGGCGAACCAGATCCGCATAGGAATGAATCTCCAACCCATCGATTTCCACCCGCAGCCGCCAGAAGGGAATCTGCAGTATCCCCTGTTTATCCTCTGGAGGAAATACCGATGCCAAAACCGGTTGCAACCCTGCAAGTGAAGCTTTCCAGGCTGTATGGCAATTGTCACACAGGAGCACCAGGCTGTCGCGCTCACCTTTCAAATCCCAACCGCAGGCAGGACAAAGGGCCGGAACAAAGGAAAGCGCACTGTCTGCAAGCGGCTCCTTTTGCAGGCGATCATCCAGGCTGGCAGCGGATATTCCCGGCAGTTTCTTGCTATCAATAGCATCCTGAAAATGATTTTCACCAACCCGTTTTACCGGCGCGTAAATCAGCGAACATTCCTCGCCGATAAAAGCACTGAAATCCATTTTCCCGGATCCGGCAGCCAGGCGACGCCGATGGAGATCCTCCACGGAGGTTTTCAGCGGGGTTTCCACGGCCAGGAAACTGCCGGAAACTTCAGGGGTAACAAAACGAAGAGGAAGACTCTGGGGACGGAATCCCAGACTTTGGGGAAATCCCTGAATCTCAACAGCGCGGATACTGGTATCCAGAAGACGTTTAGCTATCTGATGGCCCCGGCAGGAAAACAACATACCCTTTGCCCGCCAGTAGGGAACATAAAAGAGTTCATCGTCATCCCGATCAGCAGGAGGAAGATAATAACGGCAAGCTCCCGGCGTTGCCAGGTAAAGACACACCCGGCAATAAGGACAGATAAAAAGACGATCACTTTCCGCCAAAGTCACCGGTGCTCCGCACTGGGGGCACTGGTGATCTACCCGCCAGCCAGCCATCTAGAATTTTTCACCGCACTGATTGCAAAAATGAGCCTCAGGAAGATTCTCCGTGCCGCAGGAAGGACAAATAATGCCTGCTGATTTCTGCTCCACCGGGGTTCCACACCGGGGACAGAATTTGGCATTCGGCGGCAGGTTTTTACCGCAATGAACACACTGGCTGATAACCAGCAGCTGGTGACCGCAAGCAGGGCAGAAACGAGCATCTTTTGCCACCGGAACATGGCACTCAGGACAGTGATACGGTGATGATGCTTCAACCTGGCTTTCATTTCCAGCAGGTTTCATCAGGTTGCTGAACATGGCCGGCATCATCAACCCCAGACCAACACCCATCCCGGAACCGGCATCACCACCGGACTCGGGCATCTTTTCCATCGCCATGGCCGCCTTCATCTGCATCAGCCGATTCATATCATCGAACATGGACAAGCGCCCCCGGTCATCAATAGCCTGCTGCACTTCAGGAGGCGGCGTGATGGCATTAGTATAAAGAGCAGTTAGACCAAGACCAAAACGGCCGAAATCATCTTCAAGACGCTGCCGCAGTTTTTCTGACAGGGACTCATAACATCCCGGCAGATCAAGGATAGTATCCAACTCCTCACCCAACAAGTCATTAAATCTGGAGACGATAACCCGATTCAAATATTCCTCGATGCTCTCGGTGGTATACATTCCCTGGGTTCCCACCAGCCGGTTGATAAACAGAATCGGCTGGATTACCTGGACATTGAAAACTCCGAACGCCCGCAGACGCACCAGCCCCAGGCTGGAATCCTTAAAGGCAACCGGATCCCGGGTACCCCATTTCAGATTGGGAAAAACTTTCAGGTTAACAAAGTAAACTTCAGCCCGAAATGGACTGCTGAAACCCCAGGGCAGGCTCAAAACCTTGGTCAACACCGGCAGGTTATGGGTTGAAAGGTTATGTCTTCCCGGACCGATGGCGTCATAGGCCTTGCCCTGGTAGAAAAAGACGGCGGCCTGGCTGTCGCGAACGATGAGCTGAGCCCCAAACTTCAGCTCTCCCGATCCCTGTTCAGGGATACGATGGACCAGCTCCTGGCCACTATCATCAAACCACTCAATAACTTCCAGAAAAATCAGATTGTCAGTTCCCACATTTTCTCCTACTTTCACCGAGGGTTATGGACATACCCATCTTTTTGGTTGTGGGGCGCGCTAAAGCAATGTCCCCAGGCGTCATTATTTTATATTCGGCTGATAAGAGACAAAGTTTAAGAAAATCTGGAAAATGACCGGAAGGAAAAAAGAAAACTCAACTTTCTGAGTTGCTCTAAAAACAGCAGAAAGAAATTTCCAGGGATGTTCCGGCATGGCTCATAGCGGTTTGGCCGCCGAACGAATCACACGATGTGATTCGCGGCGGACGCGGGGACATTGCTTTAGCAGTGTCCCCACAAGCCGGCCTGTCTGCGTGCGGCACGCACAGGCAGGCCATGGACGGCCGGCGAGAATGAGCGAGAGCTATGCCGGAACATCCTGCTAATATGTCCCTGGCAATGCAAATCAGAAAGTTGAGAGAAAGGAAATCAAGCGTTTTTCCGCTGGCTGCCGGTATATATTTCATACTTCAGCAAGCGGCACTCGATTGGTCCGTTATACAATGGAATCTTTCGGGAGGCTTTCAGGCCCACTTTTTTAGCCAGCTCCCGGTTGCCGGTAAGGATAAAACCCCGGAAGCCGGCACATCTCTGTTTGAAAAAATCACCGATGCGCCGGTAGGTAGCATTCAATGCTTCCAACTCTCCCAAGCGTTCACCATATTCCGGGTTGAGAACCACAACCCCGCCACCAGCCGGAACCGGAATTTGGGCAAAGTCACCCACCCCGAATTCAATCAGAGACTCAACACCAGCCCGCCTGGCATTGTTCCTGGCCATTTTCACCACCGCCGGATTACTGTCTGTGGCAATGATGCGACCAGCTAATTTCTGTTTCACCTGTTTTCCGGCTTCCTGCAACAAGCTTTGCCAGACATCCCGGGGAAATTCACCCAGATGCATGAAGGCATAATTACGGCGACGCAGTCCCGGTGGAATATCGAGCTTTTTTAATGCCGCTTCGGTGGCCAATGTCCCACTGCCACACATGGGATTTAAGAAAGAACCGATCCCATCCCAGGCAACTTCCTGAACCACTGCCGCCGCCAGGGTCTCCTGTAGTGGTGCCTGACCACCTTCCTGACGATAACCACGGCGCGCCAGGGATTCGCCGGAAGTATCCAGATAAATACTGCAATGGTTCTGCTTCCAGAAAGCATGGACAACCACCCCATGCCGCCGGGGACCGGAATCAGGACGGCGCCCCAGCAACCGGCGGATGCGGTCAACAATAACATCCTTGGTTTTCTGGTTGATAAAACGCCGGTCACGAACGGAAGGATGATCCACCACCGAGGTAACCGAGAGATATTCATCGACGGGAATATATTTCTCCCAGCAAATACGGGAAAGACGTGAAAAAAGCTCGTCCTGGGTTGGACATTTCCAGGATTCGAGCTGAAAGAGGACCCGCTGGCCGGTACGACAATGAAGATTAAGGCGCATGGCATCAGTCAGAGTGCCCCTGGTTGAAACACTGGCCACTGATTCAGCAATAAGCGGAAACCCCAGGTTCTTCAACTCCGCGGCTAAAAACGGTGGAATACCTTTAGCACAGGGAATGAGCAAAGTGCCGGACTGGGAAAAAATGGACATGATAAAAGGGACCTCAGAAAAGGATTTCCGTCCCCACCCCTTTTTCGGTGAAAATTTCCAGCAGCAGGCAATGGGGCAGACGTCCGTCGACAATATGGGTCTTTCTTACCCCACCTCGCATGGCATCCAGACAACAGTTAATTTTCGGCAGCATTCCCCCGATGATCTCGCCGCCGGCAACCATGGTTTGGACCTCTTCATGTGGTAGTGAAGACAAGAGTTCCCCATTTTTATCCAGGACACCGGGAACATCCGTCAGCAGAATCAATTTTTCAGCCTGCAGAGCGGCTGCCACTGATCCAGCCACCAGATCAGCATTAATATTGTAGGTTTCGCCGGTTTCATCAACGCCTACCGGCGCAATAACCGGGATAAAACCGGTATTATCCAGGGAACCGAGAACTTCAGGATTAACCCTTCTGACGACCCCGACCTTACCCACGTCAATAATCTCCGGGGGCCGATCAGCCTGGGGAGTGTCGTACATCAAAAACTTTTCCGCTTCCAGCAGGTTGCCATCCTTGCCACTGAGGCCCACCGCTTTACCACCATGCCGGTTGATAAAATTGACGATCATCTTGTTGACTTTCCCCACCAGAACCATTTCCACCACATCCATGGTTTCCTGGTCGGTCACCCGCATCCCCTGGACAAATGAACTTTCTATACCCATTTTCCTCAGGACTTCGCCTATCTGCGGGCCGCCACCATGCACAATAACCGGGTTGATACCAATAAATTTAAGCAGTACCACATCTTCGGCAAATGATGAGCGCAGCTGCTCATCCACCATGGCATGGCCACCGTATTTAATCACAAACGTTTTACCGTAAAAGGTGCGGATAAACGGCAGGGATTCAATCAGAGTCTTGGCTTTCTGGATCAATTTCTCCATCTTTACAACTTTCACCCATTGATCTTTCGAGCTTTGCTTCGCTCTCTTGCACCTTTAACCTTNNNNNNNNNNNNNNNNNNNNNNNNNNNNNNNNNNNNNNNNNNNNNNNNNNNNNNNNNNNNNNNNNNNNNNNNNNNNNNNNNNNNNNNNNNNNNNNNNNNNCTTGCACCTTTAACCTTTCTTATAAAATATAGCGGCTGAGGTCTTCATCCTCAACCACATCTTCCAGCTTTCGTTTAACCTCCTTGGCATCGATAGAAACCTTGACGCCTTTCATTTCAGAGGCATTGAACGATACTTCATCCAGAAGACGTTCCAAGATGGTATGCAGGCGCCGGGCACCGATATTTTCATGGTTTTCATTGACATAACAGGCAATTTCAGCAATTTCTTCAATGGCATCAGCGGCAATTTCCAGCCTCACATCTTCGGTTTTCATTAATTCCACGTACTGGGTAATCAGAGCATTGCGCGGTTCTTTAAGAATTCTGACAAAATCCTCCTTTTCCAGAGAATCCAGTTCCACCCGGATCGGGAAACGACCCTGCAACTCAGGAATCAAATCAGCAGGCTTAACCCCGTGGAAAGCTCCGGCGGCCACGAAAAGAATATGATCGGTTTTAATAATCCCGTACTTGGTATTTACCGATGAACCTTCGACGATGGGTAATAAATCCCGCTGGACTCCCTCACGGGAAACATCGGGACCGGAACTGCTTTCCCGGCCAACCACCTTGTCTATCTCATCGAGGAAAACAATTCCATGCTGGGCCACCCGCCGTTTGGCTTCGGTCACCACCTTCTCCATATCAACCATCCGCTGGGCTTCCTGTTCCACCAGGAATTCATAAGCCTCGGGGACCTTCATCTTTTTCTTCCGGGTTTTCTGCGGCATGATATTTTCAAACATATCGCGCAGATTAATATCCATTTCCTCCATCCCGGCAGCAGAAAAAATTTCCACCACCGGCGTCGAACGCTCAGTTATTTCTATGTCCACCAGGCGTTCATCCAGTTTACCGGAGCGGAAAAGGCCCCGCAGTTTTTCCCGGGTCTTTTTCTGTGGTTCAGCTTCCGGCGGCAGAACAATCACTTCAGGAGTTTTAATTTCACTATCATCGTCACTGCCCGCGGGTTTAGAATCAGGAGGTGATTGCACCGGCGGCAGGAGGATATCCAGGAGACGATCTTCGGCACCCTTCCGGGCCTTGCCCCGGACATTTTCAGCCTCCTCGACTTTAACCATCGTGACTGCCAGTTCAGTTAAATCCCGGATCATGGATTCCACATCACGGCCCACATAACCAACTTCAGTAAACTTGGAAGCCTCAACTTTTATAAATGGTGAACGGGCCAGTTTTGCCAACCGGCGGGCAATTTCAGTTTTACCGACTCCGGTGGGCCCGATCATGATAATATTCTTTGGGGCTATTTCATCACGCAGATCTCCCGGGACCTGCTGGCGGCGCCAACGATTACGCAGGGCTATCGCCACTGCCCTTTTGGCATCATCCTGGCCAACCACATATTTATCCAACTCAACGACAATTTCACGGGGGGTTAACGTTGACATAAATTATTTCTCCTCCTTACCATCAACCAATTTTTCAATGGTAAACTGGTTATTAGTATAGATACAAATTGTGGAAGCTATGGTCAGAGCTTCTTTAACTATTTCAGTGGCTGGAAGTTCGGTGTGCTTAATCAGAGCCTTGGCAGCCGCCTCGGCGTAGGGTGCGCCTGAACCAATGGCCACCACATGATCATCCGGCTCAATGACATCACCATTTCCTGACAATACCAGAGTATGCTCCTCATTGCCAACAATCAGCAACGCTTCCAGCCGACGAAGCATCTTATCCATCCGCCAGTCCTTGGCCATTTCCACCGCTGACCGCATCAGATTGCCGTTAAACTGGTTCAATTTTTCCTCAAAGCGCTCAAAAAGAGTAAAAGCATCGGCAGTGGAGCCGGCAAAGCCAGCCAGTACCTGATGGTCAAAAAGCCAGCGGACTTTCCTGGCCCCGTGTTTCATCACTGTGTCACCCATGGTGACCTGGCCATCACCACCAATCGCCAGTTCCTTGCCGGTACGAACAGCAAGAATCGTTGTTCCTTTAAACATAAATATTCTCCTATCATGTTAAGCAATCAGCTTTCAGCTGCCAGCGTTCAGTTGTAAGGCTGTCCTGACGCTTCCAACCTTCAGCATAGCACCACGATCATTCCCGCTTCCCCGCCAGGGGATGTGCCTGGTCATAAATTTCCACCAATCGTTTAATATCCAGATGGGTATATCTCTGGGTAGTAGAAAGGCTGCTATGGCCAAGAAGTTCCTGAATGCTTCTCAAATCCGCCCCATTCTGCATCAGGTGGGTTGCAAATGAGTGACGGATGGAATGCGGTGAAAACGGTTTAAAAAGTTTTGCCTGCAGCAGATATTTTTCCAGCATCCGGGCTACCGAACGGGAAGTAAGACGGATGCCGCGGACATTCAGAAACAATGCATCATCCCCCTCTCCGGCAGGAATCCTGACGGCAATATATTCCTTCAACCAATGTGCAGCCATACTTCCCAAAGGAATGACCCGTTCTTTCCGCCCTTTACCGATAACCCTGACAACCTGAGCGAGAAAATCAACCTGGGACATATTCATGGCAGTCAGTTCCGCCACCCGCATCCCGGAAGCATAAAGAAGTTCCATAATCGCCCGGTCACGTTTCCCCGAAACCGTATCAAGAGGAATAG
Encoded proteins:
- a CDS encoding class I SAM-dependent RNA methyltransferase; its protein translation is MSIFSQSGTLLIPCAKGIPPFLAAELKNLGFPLIAESVASVSTRGTLTDAMRLNLHCRTGQRVLFQLESWKCPTQDELFSRLSRICWEKYIPVDEYLSVTSVVDHPSVRDRRFINQKTKDVIVDRIRRLLGRRPDSGPRRHGVVVHAFWKQNHCSIYLDTSGESLARRGYRQEGGQAPLQETLAAAVVQEVAWDGIGSFLNPMCGSGTLATEAALKKLDIPPGLRRRNYAFMHLGEFPRDVWQSLLQEAGKQVKQKLAGRIIATDSNPAVVKMARNNARRAGVESLIEFGVGDFAQIPVPAGGGVVVLNPEYGERLGELEALNATYRRIGDFFKQRCAGFRGFILTGNRELAKKVGLKASRKIPLYNGPIECRLLKYEIYTGSQRKNA
- a CDS encoding tRNA (cytidine(34)-2'-O)-methyltransferase; translation: MKAENLPEKSPGPFHIVLVEPEIPPNTGNIARLCAATGTILHLVGKLGFSLDDRQLKRAGLDYWPAVDVRQWKTLAEMQQAHPEGRYWYTSKKAQKSYIEADFKPGDFLVFGKETMGLPESLLAGQARWTIRIPMIEGVVRSLNLSTAAGIILYEAGRQVGWA
- the hslU gene encoding ATP-dependent protease ATPase subunit HslU — its product is MSTLTPREIVVELDKYVVGQDDAKRAVAIALRNRWRRQQVPGDLRDEIAPKNIIMIGPTGVGKTEIARRLAKLARSPFIKVEASKFTEVGYVGRDVESMIRDLTELAVTMVKVEEAENVRGKARKGAEDRLLDILLPPVQSPPDSKPAGSDDDSEIKTPEVIVLPPEAEPQKKTREKLRGLFRSGKLDERLVDIEITERSTPVVEIFSAAGMEEMDINLRDMFENIMPQKTRKKKMKVPEAYEFLVEQEAQRMVDMEKVVTEAKRRVAQHGIVFLDEIDKVVGRESSSGPDVSREGVQRDLLPIVEGSSVNTKYGIIKTDHILFVAAGAFHGVKPADLIPELQGRFPIRVELDSLEKEDFVRILKEPRNALITQYVELMKTEDVRLEIAADAIEEIAEIACYVNENHENIGARRLHTILERLLDEVSFNASEMKGVKVSIDAKEVKRKLEDVVEDEDLSRYIL
- a CDS encoding diguanylate cyclase, producing MKSAVSLNPSLAELKCLYALTLLAENRETPIQQLLQEAARIIPGAWPAGTAAGCRITFDPLTDAAFFGQENPCRRSGDFYVNDTKRGTIEIFLTEEPETGNDSSILLTEIAERLGKLIEQKETRDKFAELNEELLQTNEQMEYVLSQANTMAIEAEIANIELGQIFNTSADAMWVIGSDYHVQRANKKLQELTGQSEKELTGKLCHEIFSHSMCQGDECPLQRIKQGAKLVEYDFEHKFNQDEAISCILTATPLRGLDQELIGIVADFKNISARKKAEAALQQANMELQRLASIDSLTKIANRRRFDDVLTLEWRRLQREKLPLALIMIDIDCFKIYNDTYGHQQGDDCLQSVARSISQQSKRPADLVARYGGEEFVVVLPNTDTEGATQLAEQMRKQVQLLNMPHKNSPVTPVVTISLGVSAVVPVSNYSPEQLLSWADQCLYQAKEAGRNQVQSAPFANTAPPGRQLK
- the argB gene encoding acetylglutamate kinase, which gives rise to MEKLIQKAKTLIESLPFIRTFYGKTFVIKYGGHAMVDEQLRSSFAEDVVLLKFIGINPVIVHGGGPQIGEVLRKMGIESSFVQGMRVTDQETMDVVEMVLVGKVNKMIVNFINRHGGKAVGLSGKDGNLLEAEKFLMYDTPQADRPPEIIDVGKVGVVRRVNPEVLGSLDNTGFIPVIAPVGVDETGETYNINADLVAGSVAAALQAEKLILLTDVPGVLDKNGELLSSLPHEEVQTMVAGGEIIGGMLPKINCCLDAMRGGVRKTHIVDGRLPHCLLLEIFTEKGVGTEILF
- the hslV gene encoding ATP-dependent protease subunit HslV, which encodes MFKGTTILAVRTGKELAIGGDGQVTMGDTVMKHGARKVRWLFDHQVLAGFAGSTADAFTLFERFEEKLNQFNGNLMRSAVEMAKDWRMDKMLRRLEALLIVGNEEHTLVLSGNGDVIEPDDHVVAIGSGAPYAEAAAKALIKHTELPATEIVKEALTIASTICIYTNNQFTIEKLVDGKEEK
- a CDS encoding SPFH domain-containing protein; the protein is MGTDNLIFLEVIEWFDDSGQELVHRIPEQGSGELKFGAQLIVRDSQAAVFFYQGKAYDAIGPGRHNLSTHNLPVLTKVLSLPWGFSSPFRAEVYFVNLKVFPNLKWGTRDPVAFKDSSLGLVRLRAFGVFNVQVIQPILFINRLVGTQGMYTTESIEEYLNRVIVSRFNDLLGEELDTILDLPGCYESLSEKLRQRLEDDFGRFGLGLTALYTNAITPPPEVQQAIDDRGRLSMFDDMNRLMQMKAAMAMEKMPESGGDAGSGMGVGLGLMMPAMFSNLMKPAGNESQVEASSPYHCPECHVPVAKDARFCPACGHQLLVISQCVHCGKNLPPNAKFCPRCGTPVEQKSAGIICPSCGTENLPEAHFCNQCGEKF
- a CDS encoding septal ring lytic transglycosylase RlpA family protein; this encodes ACSPVRNTYHVTKGTILTTCKAVDLAADLAGGTIKTTYRLGKFTFKVVSAPINWPLTHDLETIDGLSPKEAIRQGRVKNSPYTVYGHRYHPMSVKTAQSYREEGTASWYGNETSRQRGGHMTANGEAFNPWKPTAAHKLLPLPTHVRVTNLDNGRSMIVRVNDRGPFVKGRIIDLSAGASKKLGFYDRGTARVRVETVQLD
- a CDS encoding ABC-F family ATP-binding cassette domain-containing protein, encoding MISISNLSKSYGSQLLFAGVNLRFDPGKRYGIVGGNGSGKSTFLRLLSGLETADQGDISLPGRVVVGAVNQDHFAFETIPILKVVLAGRPDLAAALTEKEELLQQKEPSAERLIEVEEIIAHHDGYQAESRIAAMLEGLGIPAEKHFQPMQVLSGGYKLRVLLAQCLFGEPDVLLLDEPTNHLDILSIRWLEEYLAAYQGVVLVVSHDRRFLNTISTHIVDIDYGTMKMYVGNYDRFLEAKEQEDVMRHQEAAKAEKRIGELQHFVTRFKGKATKARQAQSKVKQIERLEKNLEAPVYSSRAWPVISFSSRRPSGKTVLEVNGLSKSFGSLSVLDGVDFTVYRQDKIAIIGPNGVGKSTLLKILMGELEADAGSYEWGYETYPEYFSQDHHESIPANTTPYEFLYSVDPGASIGTIRGLLGNFLFSGDDVHKNTAALSGGEAARLLLARMVLQKPNVMVLDEPSNHLDMESIESFTRALENYDGSVLLVSHNRYLVDRVATRVLELKPQSMEMFDGSYREFLEKIGVDHLSSRVDLAGEKPAKVKSVPSYREAKEKKKAAAAKRQAYSRAVKPLQLKSRQLEGEISQLEDEITAIKNIFADPDYFQQTKAEEVWRQERKKQKLEAQLAGFYEEWEAANLEIETLKEEFGEAEGERRKAKG